In Pelotomaculum isophthalicicum JI, one DNA window encodes the following:
- a CDS encoding HyaD/HybD family hydrogenase maturation endopeptidase, translated as MPGEEKRVVVIGVGNLLLGDDGAGIHAINELKKDSFPACVKIVDGGTAGIDLLYWLEDAGYAVIIDCLEAGEEPGAIFRIPAEEIAFDSSDQIISLHDLNLQEVLHIANQLGKLPPTIIYGIQPGEITFNDQLSHAVNKALPSLINSIKKEINQAIKFFYK; from the coding sequence ATGCCCGGGGAGGAAAAAAGGGTTGTTGTAATAGGTGTGGGCAATTTACTGCTCGGTGATGATGGAGCAGGCATTCACGCGATTAACGAGCTGAAAAAAGATTCATTCCCCGCCTGCGTAAAAATAGTGGACGGCGGGACGGCGGGTATTGACTTGCTGTATTGGCTGGAAGACGCCGGCTATGCCGTTATTATCGACTGCCTGGAAGCCGGTGAGGAGCCGGGCGCTATATTTCGCATACCTGCTGAGGAAATAGCCTTTGACTCTTCTGATCAAATTATCTCCTTACATGATTTGAATCTGCAAGAGGTGTTACATATAGCGAATCAGCTGGGAAAGTTGCCGCCAACAATCATTTACGGTATCCAACCAGGGGAAATTACATTTAATGATCAACTTTCCCATGCAGTCAACAAAGCCTTGCCTTCTCTGATAAATTCAATAAAAAAGGAAATTAATCAGGCGATAAAATTTTTTTATAAATAA
- the hypE gene encoding hydrogenase expression/formation protein HypE, protein MAEEKDKDIVLLSHGDGGLLTHQLLQDFFLRYFKNDLLDSLTDAAVFSSEPGRMAISTDAFVVDPVFFPGGDIGKLAVCGTINDLAVSGAQPLYLTASFVIEEGFPFADLEKIIASMANTCRVAGVQIIAGDTKVVGRGQADKVYITTTGVGYLLPGANLGYQRLEPGDKVLVNGCLGNHGLAILLQREALGLDSQIISDCAPLSIMTTEILKRFKGIKLMRDLTRGGLATNAKEIAMSSGVDFWLDEAALPVEDSVKGITELLGLDPLYLANEGKFLIVVAAEEAGELLRYLREDWSAEYACQIGDIQAGKGNVYLRTALGGARQLNMMAGAPLPRIC, encoded by the coding sequence ATGGCTGAAGAAAAAGACAAGGACATCGTTTTGCTGTCCCACGGAGACGGGGGACTGCTTACCCATCAACTCTTGCAGGATTTTTTCTTACGGTATTTCAAAAATGACTTGCTCGACAGTTTAACTGACGCGGCTGTTTTTTCCTCGGAGCCGGGACGGATGGCGATCAGCACCGACGCGTTTGTGGTGGATCCGGTCTTTTTCCCGGGCGGCGACATCGGCAAGCTGGCTGTTTGCGGCACAATTAACGATTTGGCGGTAAGCGGGGCGCAACCGCTTTACCTGACTGCATCTTTTGTTATTGAAGAAGGTTTTCCATTCGCCGATTTGGAGAAAATAATCGCCTCCATGGCGAACACCTGCCGTGTAGCCGGCGTGCAAATAATCGCCGGAGACACTAAAGTCGTGGGCCGTGGTCAGGCGGACAAGGTATATATTACGACTACCGGAGTTGGTTACTTGCTGCCCGGGGCTAACTTGGGCTACCAGCGACTGGAGCCCGGCGACAAGGTGCTGGTTAACGGCTGCCTGGGCAATCACGGCCTAGCTATTTTACTGCAGCGGGAGGCGCTTGGCCTGGACAGCCAGATTATCAGCGACTGCGCCCCTCTAAGCATTATGACTACAGAAATTCTTAAAAGGTTTAAAGGGATTAAGCTGATGCGCGATTTAACCAGGGGGGGCCTGGCGACCAACGCGAAAGAAATTGCCATGTCTTCCGGAGTGGATTTCTGGCTGGATGAAGCAGCCTTGCCGGTGGAGGACAGTGTTAAAGGGATTACGGAACTACTGGGGCTGGATCCCCTCTACCTGGCTAACGAGGGTAAGTTTCTCATAGTCGTGGCGGCGGAAGAGGCAGGTGAGCTCTTGAGATATCTGAGAGAAGATTGGTCGGCGGAGTATGCCTGCCAGATCGGCGATATTCAGGCTGGAAAAGGAAATGTCTATTTGCGGACCGCGCTGGGAGGCGCCAGACAGCTAAATATGATGGCGGGCGCGCCCCTGCCGCGTATCTGTTAA
- a CDS encoding hydrogenase small subunit yields the protein MGLTRREFIKLCMTSAAGASLITLLGPDLEETLAFAADGKPPVIWLQGASCTGCSISLLNSVEPAIEKVLLDVISLRYHPNVMAGSGHLCAEVLEEAASKLNNQFILVIEGGIPTKEKGAYCTIAEKNNKELTMLSAVTTLGKAASAVIAAGNCASFGGIPAAAPNPTGVVGVNQVVKDKPVINLSLCPMHPDHFLGTVVYVLKYGQIPELDKFGRPKMFYPEPIHDNCFRRQYFDVGKFAQYIGDEGCLAYLGCKGFVATSDCYKRGWNNNVNWCIKAGAPCQACSEPTFPDQSAPFYGVYPLTNKEKVTYAPVVPNLKIEFPEKKKTS from the coding sequence TTGGGTTTAACACGGCGTGAATTTATTAAGCTCTGCATGACTTCGGCAGCCGGAGCAAGTCTAATCACTTTGCTGGGGCCCGATCTCGAAGAAACTCTGGCTTTTGCGGCTGACGGCAAACCTCCGGTAATCTGGTTGCAAGGCGCCAGTTGCACGGGGTGCTCTATTTCGTTGCTAAACAGTGTCGAACCGGCGATTGAAAAGGTGCTTCTCGACGTTATCAGCTTAAGGTATCATCCTAATGTTATGGCCGGGTCAGGTCATCTTTGCGCGGAAGTATTGGAGGAAGCGGCGTCAAAATTAAATAATCAGTTTATCCTGGTAATTGAAGGCGGCATTCCCACCAAGGAGAAAGGGGCTTACTGCACCATCGCGGAAAAAAATAATAAAGAATTAACCATGCTGTCAGCCGTGACTACCCTTGGCAAGGCAGCCAGCGCCGTGATTGCAGCCGGCAATTGCGCCTCGTTCGGCGGCATACCCGCCGCGGCGCCCAATCCTACCGGGGTGGTGGGTGTAAATCAGGTGGTTAAAGATAAACCTGTCATTAATCTTTCCTTATGTCCGATGCATCCCGACCATTTCCTGGGCACGGTTGTTTACGTGTTGAAATACGGCCAAATTCCGGAATTGGACAAGTTTGGGCGCCCCAAGATGTTCTATCCTGAACCGATTCACGATAATTGTTTCCGGCGGCAGTATTTTGATGTTGGCAAATTCGCCCAGTATATTGGTGATGAAGGGTGTCTGGCTTATTTGGGCTGCAAGGGTTTTGTGGCCACCTCGGACTGCTATAAGCGGGGCTGGAACAATAATGTGAACTGGTGCATAAAGGCCGGGGCTCCTTGTCAGGCTTGTTCAGAACCTACTTTTCCTGACCAAAGCGCGCCTTTCTATGGCGTGTATCCCCTGACCAACAAAGAAAAGGTTACTTACGCACCGGTTGTGCCTAACCTGAAAATAGAGTTTCCGGAAAAGAAGAAAACTAGTTAG
- the hypD gene encoding hydrogenase formation protein HypD, giving the protein MLNKLRDPELGKRILSKLVPLAREAARLLGRPAIFMEVCGTHTMAIARSGLRSLLAGSLELRSGPGCPVCVTDQGDIDKVIALAAARHDLVIGTFGDMLRVPGTNSSLEQERARGARVEIFYSPAEAVTFAAGHPRDEVVFLGVGFETTAPAVALSVAAARSRDLKNYSVLSFHKTVPTVLEILLSDPELKIDGLILPGHVCTVTGRKAFDFVSTKFNVPAVVAGFEPVDLMEAAYLLLKQIVSGRAETVNGYPRLVREEGNNKAKEIMKEYFKPVDVQWRGFGMVPQSGLALQERFSLYDAAVKFPVEVSESPPPRGCACGDVLKGKIVSSDCPLFARKCTPLQPVGPCMVSTEGACAAYYQYEWSKTGSRGNIGG; this is encoded by the coding sequence ATGCTCAATAAACTGCGCGACCCGGAGCTGGGCAAAAGAATTCTGTCCAAGCTGGTTCCCCTGGCCCGGGAAGCCGCCCGCCTGTTGGGACGGCCGGCTATATTTATGGAGGTTTGCGGCACGCATACCATGGCGATTGCCAGGAGCGGTTTGAGAAGCTTGCTGGCCGGCAGCCTGGAACTGAGAAGCGGGCCGGGCTGTCCGGTTTGTGTCACTGATCAGGGAGACATAGACAAAGTTATCGCCCTTGCCGCCGCCAGACATGACCTGGTTATCGGCACTTTCGGGGACATGCTGCGGGTGCCGGGGACAAACTCCTCACTTGAACAGGAGCGGGCTCGCGGCGCGCGGGTGGAAATATTTTATTCGCCGGCGGAGGCGGTGACCTTTGCCGCCGGACATCCCCGGGATGAAGTGGTTTTCCTGGGGGTCGGCTTCGAAACTACCGCGCCCGCCGTCGCGTTAAGCGTTGCCGCGGCTAGAAGCCGGGATCTGAAAAACTACTCGGTCTTATCGTTTCACAAAACGGTTCCCACTGTTCTGGAAATTTTGCTGAGTGATCCGGAATTAAAAATTGACGGGTTGATTCTGCCGGGGCATGTTTGTACGGTAACGGGGAGAAAGGCCTTCGATTTTGTCTCAACCAAGTTTAATGTGCCGGCTGTTGTTGCCGGATTTGAGCCGGTCGACCTGATGGAGGCGGCTTATTTGTTGCTGAAGCAGATCGTGAGCGGCCGGGCTGAAACTGTCAACGGCTACCCGCGCTTGGTCCGGGAAGAAGGGAATAATAAAGCGAAAGAAATCATGAAAGAATATTTTAAGCCGGTAGATGTTCAGTGGCGCGGTTTCGGCATGGTTCCGCAAAGCGGTCTGGCGCTGCAAGAAAGGTTTTCTTTATATGACGCGGCCGTAAAGTTCCCGGTTGAAGTTTCAGAATCCCCGCCGCCCAGGGGCTGTGCCTGCGGCGATGTCCTGAAGGGGAAAATAGTCTCGTCCGACTGCCCGTTATTCGCCAGGAAATGCACTCCTTTACAGCCGGTGGGTCCTTGCATGGTTTCCACAGAAGGAGCGTGCGCCGCTTATTATCAATACGAGTGGTCCAAGACGGGGTCTAGAGGAAATATAGGGGGGTGA
- a CDS encoding HypC/HybG/HupF family hydrogenase formation chaperone: MCLGIPGKVVEVNQAESWAVVESFGVRKKVGIALIDEDLVPGDYLMVHAGYAIGKIDMEDARVSLELWEEILHAQ; encoded by the coding sequence ATGTGTTTAGGCATACCGGGCAAAGTGGTGGAAGTAAATCAGGCGGAGAGTTGGGCGGTGGTGGAGAGCTTTGGCGTGCGTAAGAAAGTGGGTATCGCTTTAATTGACGAGGACCTCGTTCCGGGGGATTATCTGATGGTGCACGCGGGCTACGCGATTGGGAAAATCGACATGGAGGATGCTCGAGTCTCCCTGGAGCTATGGGAGGAGATATTGCATGCTCAATAA
- a CDS encoding nickel-dependent hydrogenase large subunit: MAQQIIIDPVTRIEGHLKIEVEVDGGKVIDAKSSGTLFRGLELILKGRDPRDACHIMQRICGVCPIAHGTASMLCLDDAFGVKPPTNGRIVRNLIQGANYLQSHVLHFYHLAALDYVKGPETAPFIPRYEGDYRLPQDINDLAVQHYIKALDIRKKAQEMLAIFGAKMPHVTVFTAGGVTEVVTAEKIAQFRQYLREITSFVDDVYIPDVLAVAKIYGDDGFSIGTGCKNMLAYGGIKLTDEDDPDGQKQLFKRGRYINGQFLPLDKTKITEEVKYSWFKDGTGKYPGEGVTEPAPGKKGAYSWLKAPRYEGTPYEVGPLARQIVNKQKDVIGLGDKGFSVLGRHFARALEATQVAHAMPEWLDQLVPGQPTFAPFNIPKEGSGVGLHEAPRGALGHWITIKDHKIDNYQAVVPTTWNGGPRDDKGQRGPIEEALVGAPVKDPDNPIELVRIVRAFDPCIACAVHVLEVKGVSKEVKSFRI, from the coding sequence GTGGCACAACAAATTATTATTGATCCGGTAACCCGGATTGAAGGACACCTGAAGATTGAAGTGGAAGTAGATGGCGGAAAAGTTATTGACGCCAAATCAAGCGGGACTTTATTCAGGGGCTTGGAATTAATTTTAAAAGGGCGCGATCCTCGCGATGCCTGTCATATTATGCAGCGGATTTGCGGAGTTTGTCCGATTGCCCACGGCACGGCCTCGATGCTGTGTCTTGATGACGCTTTTGGCGTGAAGCCGCCGACAAACGGCAGGATCGTCCGCAATTTAATCCAAGGGGCAAATTATTTGCAATCCCATGTGCTGCATTTTTACCACCTGGCGGCTTTGGATTATGTCAAGGGGCCTGAAACGGCGCCCTTTATCCCGCGTTATGAAGGCGATTACCGCTTGCCTCAAGATATTAACGACCTGGCGGTGCAGCATTATATCAAGGCTTTGGACATCCGTAAAAAAGCGCAAGAGATGCTGGCTATCTTTGGGGCAAAAATGCCTCACGTCACAGTGTTTACCGCGGGCGGAGTGACTGAAGTCGTGACGGCCGAAAAAATCGCCCAGTTCAGACAGTACCTGCGTGAAATAACCTCTTTTGTGGATGACGTGTATATCCCGGATGTGCTCGCGGTGGCGAAGATTTATGGCGATGACGGGTTCAGCATCGGGACAGGCTGTAAAAACATGCTGGCTTATGGCGGCATCAAACTGACCGATGAAGACGATCCGGACGGGCAAAAACAGTTGTTTAAGCGTGGCCGCTATATCAACGGTCAGTTTTTACCGCTTGACAAGACTAAAATAACTGAAGAGGTAAAATATTCCTGGTTCAAAGATGGAACTGGAAAATATCCTGGAGAAGGAGTAACCGAACCGGCTCCCGGAAAGAAGGGCGCGTACTCCTGGTTAAAGGCGCCTCGTTATGAAGGAACGCCGTATGAGGTGGGACCATTGGCCCGCCAGATTGTAAATAAGCAAAAAGACGTTATTGGTTTGGGAGACAAGGGATTTTCGGTTCTTGGACGGCATTTCGCGCGCGCTTTGGAAGCCACCCAGGTTGCCCACGCCATGCCCGAGTGGTTGGATCAACTGGTGCCCGGACAGCCGACCTTCGCGCCGTTTAACATACCTAAAGAAGGATCTGGCGTAGGATTGCACGAGGCTCCGCGCGGCGCTCTGGGACACTGGATTACCATTAAAGACCACAAGATTGATAATTACCAGGCAGTTGTGCCGACTACCTGGAATGGTGGTCCCAGGGATGACAAGGGGCAACGCGGTCCGATAGAAGAGGCTTTGGTAGGCGCCCCGGTCAAAGACCCGGACAATCCGATTGAGTTGGTGCGCATAGTCCGCGCCTTTGACCCCTGCATTGCCTGTGCTGTGCATGTTCTGGAAGTGAAAGGCGTTTCAAAAGAAGTAAAAAGCTTTAGAATATAA